Part of the Myxococcaceae bacterium JPH2 genome, CGGCCCCGCGTCTCGGACGACAACGCTTTCTCCGAAGCGCTTTTCCGGACGCTGAAGTATCGCCCCTGTTTTCCACGGCGGCCCTTCACATCCATCAAGGACGCCCATGCCTGGGTGACGCGCTTCATCACCTGGTACAACACCGAGCACCGCCACTCGGCCATCCGCTTCGTCACTCCCGATGACAGACACTTCCGGCGCGAAGCCTCGCTGCTCGCCCGGCGCCACCAGGTGTACCAGCGCGCCCGGCGGTGCCAT contains:
- a CDS encoding transposase, which encodes RPRVSDDNAFSEALFRTLKYRPCFPRRPFTSIKDAHAWVTRFITWYNTEHRHSAIRFVTPDDRHFRREASLLARRHQVYQRARRCHPARWSRGTRDWTPVGPVRLNPTPNLTPLLQEVRSVG